In a genomic window of Sarcophilus harrisii chromosome 4, mSarHar1.11, whole genome shotgun sequence:
- the KLHL10 gene encoding kelch-like protein 10 isoform X2: protein MEMESTAASTRFHQPHMERKMSAMTCEIFNELRLEGKLCDVVIKVNGFEFNAHKNILCSCSSYFRALFTSGWNNTEKKVYNIPGISPDMMKLIIEYAYTRTVPITPDNVEKLLAAADQFNIMGIVRGCCEFLKSELCLDNCIGICKFTDYYYCPELRQKAYMFILHNFEEMVKVSAEFLELSVTELKDIIEKDELNVKQEDAVFEAILKWISHDPQNRKQHISVLLPKVRLALMHAEYFMNNVKMNDYVKDSEECKPVIINALKAMYDLNMNGPSNSDFTNPLTRPRLPYAILFAIGGWSGGSPTNAIEAYDARADRWVNVTCEEESPRAYHGAAYLKGYVYIIGGFDSVDYFNSVKRFDPVKKTWHQVAPMHSRRCYVSVTVLSNFIYAMGGFDGYVRLNTAERYEPETNQWTLIAPMHEQRSDASATTLYGKVYICGGFNGNECLFTAEVYNTESNQWTVIAPMRSRRSGIGVIAYGEHVYALLTSWITADLKCRLRNCSLPDAKMTFSEKKECTGSLT from the exons ATGGAGATGGAGAGCACAGCGGCCTCCACGCGGTTCCACCAGCCTCACATGGAGAGGAAAATGAGCGCGATGACCTGCGAGATCTTCAACGAGCTTAGGCTAGAGGGCAAGCTCTGTGACGTGGTCATCAAGGTCAATGGCTTTGAGTTCAATGCCCACAAGAACATCCTCTGCAGCTGCAGTTCCTACTTTAG agcTTTGTTTACAAGTGGCTGGAACAACACAGAAAAGAAAGTGTACAACATTCCTGGTATTTCTCCTGATATGATGAAGTTAATTATTGAATATGCCTACACCCGGACTGTCCCCATCACCCCAGACAATGTAGAGAAGCTGCTAGCTGCAGCGGATCAGTTCAACATCATGGGCATTGTCCGGGGTTGCTGTGAGTTCCTCAAATCAGAGTTGTGTTTGGATAACTGTATCGGCATCTGCAAATTCACAGACTACTACTACTGCCCAGAGTTAAGGCAAAAGGCATACATGTTCATTCTTCACAACTTTGAGGAGATGGTCAAGGTCTCCGCAGAGTTTTTAGAGCTCTCAGTCACTGAGCTTAAGGACATCATTGAGAAAGACGAGCTCAACGTCAAGCAGGAAGATGCTGTCTTTGAAGCAATTTTAAAGTGGATTTCCCATGACCCCCAAAATAGGAAGCAACATATTTCAGTTTTGCTACCCAAG gttcgCCTGGCCCTGATGCATGCCGAGTATTTCATGAACAATGTTAAAATGAATGACTATGTGAAAGACAGTGAAGAGTGCAAGCCGGTCATTATTAATGCCCTAAAGGCCATGTATGACCTAAACATGAATGGACCCTCCAACTCTGACTTCACCAACCCCCTCACCCGGCCCCGTCTGCCCTATGCCATCTTGTTTGCAATTGGTGGCTGGAGTGGTGGGAGCCCCACCAATGCTATTGAAGCATATGATGCCCGGGCAGACAGGTGGGTGAACGTCACTTGTGAGGAGGAGAGCCCTCGTGCCTACCATGGGGCAGCATACTTGAAAGGCTATGTTTATATCATTGGCGGGTTTGACAGCGTGGACTATTTCAACAGTGTCAAGCGATTTGACCCAGTCAAGAAAACTTGGCACCAAGTTGCCCCAATGCACTCAAGACGTTGCTATGTCAGTGTGACTGTCCTCAGCAACTTCATTTATGCCATGGGGGGATTTGATGGCTATGTGCGTCTCAACACGGCTGAACGGTATGAGCCAGAGACTAATCAATGGACCCTCATCGCCCCCATGCACGAACAGAGAAGTGATGCAAGTGCCACAACCCTGTATGGAAAG GTCTACATATGTGGTGGATTTAACGGAAATGAATGCCTGTTTACAGCAGAAGTATACAATACTGAGAGTAATCAGTGGACTGTCATAGCACCCATGAGAAGCAGAAGGAGCGGAATAGGAGTAATAGCTTATGGAGAACACGTATATGCG CTTTTGACTTCATGGATCACTGCTGATCTGAAATGTAGACTACGAAACTGCAGTCTTCCAGACGCAAAAATGACATTCTCTGAGAAGAAAGAGTGCACTGGATCACTGACTTAA
- the KLHL10 gene encoding kelch-like protein 10 isoform X1, translated as MEMESTAASTRFHQPHMERKMSAMTCEIFNELRLEGKLCDVVIKVNGFEFNAHKNILCSCSSYFRALFTSGWNNTEKKVYNIPGISPDMMKLIIEYAYTRTVPITPDNVEKLLAAADQFNIMGIVRGCCEFLKSELCLDNCIGICKFTDYYYCPELRQKAYMFILHNFEEMVKVSAEFLELSVTELKDIIEKDELNVKQEDAVFEAILKWISHDPQNRKQHISVLLPKVRLALMHAEYFMNNVKMNDYVKDSEECKPVIINALKAMYDLNMNGPSNSDFTNPLTRPRLPYAILFAIGGWSGGSPTNAIEAYDARADRWVNVTCEEESPRAYHGAAYLKGYVYIIGGFDSVDYFNSVKRFDPVKKTWHQVAPMHSRRCYVSVTVLSNFIYAMGGFDGYVRLNTAERYEPETNQWTLIAPMHEQRSDASATTLYGKVYICGGFNGNECLFTAEVYNTESNQWTVIAPMRSRRSGIGVIAYGEHVYAVGGFDGANRLRSAEAYSPVANTWRTIPTMFNPRSNFGIEVVDDLLFVVGGFNGFTTTFNVECYDEKTDEWYDAHDMSIYRSALSCCVVPGLANVGEYAARRDNFTGLALRDEVKYSASTSTLPV; from the exons ATGGAGATGGAGAGCACAGCGGCCTCCACGCGGTTCCACCAGCCTCACATGGAGAGGAAAATGAGCGCGATGACCTGCGAGATCTTCAACGAGCTTAGGCTAGAGGGCAAGCTCTGTGACGTGGTCATCAAGGTCAATGGCTTTGAGTTCAATGCCCACAAGAACATCCTCTGCAGCTGCAGTTCCTACTTTAG agcTTTGTTTACAAGTGGCTGGAACAACACAGAAAAGAAAGTGTACAACATTCCTGGTATTTCTCCTGATATGATGAAGTTAATTATTGAATATGCCTACACCCGGACTGTCCCCATCACCCCAGACAATGTAGAGAAGCTGCTAGCTGCAGCGGATCAGTTCAACATCATGGGCATTGTCCGGGGTTGCTGTGAGTTCCTCAAATCAGAGTTGTGTTTGGATAACTGTATCGGCATCTGCAAATTCACAGACTACTACTACTGCCCAGAGTTAAGGCAAAAGGCATACATGTTCATTCTTCACAACTTTGAGGAGATGGTCAAGGTCTCCGCAGAGTTTTTAGAGCTCTCAGTCACTGAGCTTAAGGACATCATTGAGAAAGACGAGCTCAACGTCAAGCAGGAAGATGCTGTCTTTGAAGCAATTTTAAAGTGGATTTCCCATGACCCCCAAAATAGGAAGCAACATATTTCAGTTTTGCTACCCAAG gttcgCCTGGCCCTGATGCATGCCGAGTATTTCATGAACAATGTTAAAATGAATGACTATGTGAAAGACAGTGAAGAGTGCAAGCCGGTCATTATTAATGCCCTAAAGGCCATGTATGACCTAAACATGAATGGACCCTCCAACTCTGACTTCACCAACCCCCTCACCCGGCCCCGTCTGCCCTATGCCATCTTGTTTGCAATTGGTGGCTGGAGTGGTGGGAGCCCCACCAATGCTATTGAAGCATATGATGCCCGGGCAGACAGGTGGGTGAACGTCACTTGTGAGGAGGAGAGCCCTCGTGCCTACCATGGGGCAGCATACTTGAAAGGCTATGTTTATATCATTGGCGGGTTTGACAGCGTGGACTATTTCAACAGTGTCAAGCGATTTGACCCAGTCAAGAAAACTTGGCACCAAGTTGCCCCAATGCACTCAAGACGTTGCTATGTCAGTGTGACTGTCCTCAGCAACTTCATTTATGCCATGGGGGGATTTGATGGCTATGTGCGTCTCAACACGGCTGAACGGTATGAGCCAGAGACTAATCAATGGACCCTCATCGCCCCCATGCACGAACAGAGAAGTGATGCAAGTGCCACAACCCTGTATGGAAAG GTCTACATATGTGGTGGATTTAACGGAAATGAATGCCTGTTTACAGCAGAAGTATACAATACTGAGAGTAATCAGTGGACTGTCATAGCACCCATGAGAAGCAGAAGGAGCGGAATAGGAGTAATAGCTTATGGAGAACACGTATATGCG GTAGGCGGCTTTGATGGAGCTAATCGACTTAGGAGTGCAGAAGCCTACAGCCCTGTGGCCAACACATGGCGCACAATCCCCACCATGTTTAATCCTCGTAGCAATTTTGGCATCGAAGTGGTGGATGACCTCTTATTTGTGGTGGGGGGTTTCAATGGCTTCACCACTACATTTAATGTTGAGTGCTATGATGAAAAGACTGATGAATGGTATGATGCTCATGACATGAGTATATACCGCAGTGCTCTGAGCTGCTGTGTGGTACCAGGGCTAGCCAATGTCGGGGAATATGCAGCTAGACGGGACAACTTCACAGGATTAGCACTGCGAGATGAAGTAAAGTATTCTGCTTCGACAAGTACCCTACCTGTATGA
- the KLHL10 gene encoding kelch-like protein 10 isoform X3: protein MMKLIIEYAYTRTVPITPDNVEKLLAAADQFNIMGIVRGCCEFLKSELCLDNCIGICKFTDYYYCPELRQKAYMFILHNFEEMVKVSAEFLELSVTELKDIIEKDELNVKQEDAVFEAILKWISHDPQNRKQHISVLLPKVRLALMHAEYFMNNVKMNDYVKDSEECKPVIINALKAMYDLNMNGPSNSDFTNPLTRPRLPYAILFAIGGWSGGSPTNAIEAYDARADRWVNVTCEEESPRAYHGAAYLKGYVYIIGGFDSVDYFNSVKRFDPVKKTWHQVAPMHSRRCYVSVTVLSNFIYAMGGFDGYVRLNTAERYEPETNQWTLIAPMHEQRSDASATTLYGKVYICGGFNGNECLFTAEVYNTESNQWTVIAPMRSRRSGIGVIAYGEHVYAVGGFDGANRLRSAEAYSPVANTWRTIPTMFNPRSNFGIEVVDDLLFVVGGFNGFTTTFNVECYDEKTDEWYDAHDMSIYRSALSCCVVPGLANVGEYAARRDNFTGLALRDEVKYSASTSTLPV, encoded by the exons ATGATGAAGTTAATTATTGAATATGCCTACACCCGGACTGTCCCCATCACCCCAGACAATGTAGAGAAGCTGCTAGCTGCAGCGGATCAGTTCAACATCATGGGCATTGTCCGGGGTTGCTGTGAGTTCCTCAAATCAGAGTTGTGTTTGGATAACTGTATCGGCATCTGCAAATTCACAGACTACTACTACTGCCCAGAGTTAAGGCAAAAGGCATACATGTTCATTCTTCACAACTTTGAGGAGATGGTCAAGGTCTCCGCAGAGTTTTTAGAGCTCTCAGTCACTGAGCTTAAGGACATCATTGAGAAAGACGAGCTCAACGTCAAGCAGGAAGATGCTGTCTTTGAAGCAATTTTAAAGTGGATTTCCCATGACCCCCAAAATAGGAAGCAACATATTTCAGTTTTGCTACCCAAG gttcgCCTGGCCCTGATGCATGCCGAGTATTTCATGAACAATGTTAAAATGAATGACTATGTGAAAGACAGTGAAGAGTGCAAGCCGGTCATTATTAATGCCCTAAAGGCCATGTATGACCTAAACATGAATGGACCCTCCAACTCTGACTTCACCAACCCCCTCACCCGGCCCCGTCTGCCCTATGCCATCTTGTTTGCAATTGGTGGCTGGAGTGGTGGGAGCCCCACCAATGCTATTGAAGCATATGATGCCCGGGCAGACAGGTGGGTGAACGTCACTTGTGAGGAGGAGAGCCCTCGTGCCTACCATGGGGCAGCATACTTGAAAGGCTATGTTTATATCATTGGCGGGTTTGACAGCGTGGACTATTTCAACAGTGTCAAGCGATTTGACCCAGTCAAGAAAACTTGGCACCAAGTTGCCCCAATGCACTCAAGACGTTGCTATGTCAGTGTGACTGTCCTCAGCAACTTCATTTATGCCATGGGGGGATTTGATGGCTATGTGCGTCTCAACACGGCTGAACGGTATGAGCCAGAGACTAATCAATGGACCCTCATCGCCCCCATGCACGAACAGAGAAGTGATGCAAGTGCCACAACCCTGTATGGAAAG GTCTACATATGTGGTGGATTTAACGGAAATGAATGCCTGTTTACAGCAGAAGTATACAATACTGAGAGTAATCAGTGGACTGTCATAGCACCCATGAGAAGCAGAAGGAGCGGAATAGGAGTAATAGCTTATGGAGAACACGTATATGCG GTAGGCGGCTTTGATGGAGCTAATCGACTTAGGAGTGCAGAAGCCTACAGCCCTGTGGCCAACACATGGCGCACAATCCCCACCATGTTTAATCCTCGTAGCAATTTTGGCATCGAAGTGGTGGATGACCTCTTATTTGTGGTGGGGGGTTTCAATGGCTTCACCACTACATTTAATGTTGAGTGCTATGATGAAAAGACTGATGAATGGTATGATGCTCATGACATGAGTATATACCGCAGTGCTCTGAGCTGCTGTGTGGTACCAGGGCTAGCCAATGTCGGGGAATATGCAGCTAGACGGGACAACTTCACAGGATTAGCACTGCGAGATGAAGTAAAGTATTCTGCTTCGACAAGTACCCTACCTGTATGA